The following proteins are co-located in the Lacticaseibacillus paracasei subsp. paracasei genome:
- a CDS encoding IclR family transcriptional regulator has translation MGTTTNESKPYGTVLIKAKDILDFLLANTDPPTLSDISRGLHASKPTILKILGTLESLGFVWRDTTTKQYFLGTQFVPYAQKAIATFNIVRVARPYLEDLRDKTQETINLGIVRDNKMILVEKLESPTSIKLQSTIGGSMNMYSSAMGKAVLATYDAKELQAYFKSHKLTPMTPHTITTPTKLQQDLKTIQELGVAIDNEENEEEVYCLGAALQKNGELYGAFSISTPKYRLPKERRAAFVRLLLDTRHAIENTL, from the coding sequence ATGGGCACCACAACAAATGAGTCAAAACCTTATGGGACCGTGCTGATCAAGGCTAAAGATATTTTAGATTTCCTACTTGCCAATACTGATCCACCAACCTTATCTGACATTAGTCGCGGACTGCATGCTTCGAAACCGACCATTTTAAAGATCTTAGGAACACTTGAATCGCTTGGCTTTGTTTGGCGGGATACCACGACAAAACAATATTTTCTAGGCACGCAGTTTGTGCCATATGCGCAGAAAGCAATTGCCACTTTTAATATTGTCAGAGTCGCACGTCCTTACCTCGAAGATTTGCGGGATAAGACGCAAGAAACCATTAACTTAGGGATTGTCCGCGATAATAAGATGATCCTTGTTGAAAAATTGGAAAGCCCCACCAGCATCAAGTTGCAATCAACTATTGGCGGAAGCATGAACATGTACTCATCTGCAATGGGAAAAGCCGTTCTAGCCACGTATGATGCCAAGGAACTACAGGCTTACTTCAAGTCTCACAAACTCACGCCCATGACACCGCATACGATCACTACACCCACAAAACTTCAACAAGATCTAAAAACGATTCAAGAGCTCGGTGTCGCGATCGATAATGAGGAAAACGAGGAAGAAGTTTATTGTCTCGGTGCTGCACTACAAAAAAACGGTGAACTTTATGGTGCCTTCAGCATTAGCACACCGAAGTATCGGCTTCCCAAGGAACGTCGAGCTGCCTTTGTCCGCTTGCTGTTGGACACACGCCACGCAATTGAAAATACCCTTTAA
- the kduI gene encoding 5-dehydro-4-deoxy-D-glucuronate isomerase yields the protein MAFHMATRYAHSPEDIKHFDTTKLRQEFLMEKIFNAGDILLTYTYNDRMIFGGVVPTESSLEIKLSKELGVDFFLQRRELGVINIGGPGSIIVDGDKAAMVKQDGYYIGMGTKQVVFASDNPANPAKFYVVSTPAHKTYPNKKLPFANALAKPMGDQQHLNKRTIYKYIDASQMATCQLQMGYTVLEPGSSWNTMPAHTHARRMETYMYFDFAEQDTRVLHLLGEPTETRHIALFNEQAVVNPSWSIHCGVGTTNYAFIWAMCGENQTYDDMDQVPMNELR from the coding sequence TTGGCTTTCCACATGGCAACACGATATGCGCACAGTCCCGAAGACATTAAACACTTTGATACAACTAAATTGCGCCAAGAATTTTTGATGGAGAAGATTTTTAACGCGGGTGATATCCTGCTCACCTATACCTATAACGACCGAATGATCTTTGGGGGTGTGGTCCCTACTGAATCTTCGCTGGAAATCAAATTATCGAAAGAGCTAGGGGTTGACTTCTTCCTGCAACGTCGTGAACTTGGGGTTATTAATATTGGTGGCCCGGGATCTATTATCGTTGATGGCGATAAAGCAGCGATGGTGAAGCAGGATGGTTATTACATTGGCATGGGAACCAAGCAGGTTGTCTTTGCATCAGACAATCCTGCCAACCCAGCAAAATTCTATGTTGTATCCACGCCGGCCCACAAAACTTATCCTAACAAAAAGCTGCCATTTGCAAATGCGCTTGCCAAGCCAATGGGTGATCAACAACATCTGAATAAGCGGACGATCTACAAATATATTGACGCGTCACAAATGGCTACCTGTCAGCTGCAAATGGGCTATACCGTTCTCGAACCCGGCTCATCTTGGAATACCATGCCAGCCCATACACATGCACGACGAATGGAAACTTATATGTATTTTGACTTTGCCGAGCAAGACACCCGTGTCTTGCATCTCTTAGGTGAACCAACGGAAACCCGACATATCGCATTATTCAACGAGCAAGCCGTCGTTAACCCTAGCTGGTCGATTCATTGCGGTGTTGGCACGACCAACTATGCTTTCATCTGGGCAATGTGTGGCGAAAACCAAACCTATGATGACATGGATCAGGTACCCATGAATGAATTACGTTAG
- the kduD gene encoding 2-dehydro-3-deoxy-D-gluconate 5-dehydrogenase KduD gives MAEIHQTEEEIRKHEQELDHFKMSQFNLAGKVAIVTGGNTGLGQGYAVAMAEAGADIFIPTFGKAEWDNTRRLIEKRGRKVAFMDVNLTAPGSAEAVVAEAIKQMGHIDILVNNAGMIRRNPLLDSKDKDWDQVIAINLSSVYHLSLAVSKEYAKQRSGKIINIGSMLSFQGGKFIPSYAASKHGVAGLTKAFASEMGAYNVQINAIAPGYIKTENTAPIRADKARNDEILERIPARHWAEPYELMGIAVFLASDASNYINGAIVPVDGGYLVS, from the coding sequence ATGGCTGAAATTCATCAAACTGAAGAAGAAATCCGGAAACACGAGCAAGAACTGGATCATTTCAAAATGTCACAATTTAATCTCGCGGGCAAGGTTGCGATTGTCACTGGCGGTAACACTGGTTTAGGCCAAGGTTACGCTGTTGCTATGGCGGAAGCTGGCGCTGATATCTTTATCCCAACCTTTGGCAAGGCCGAGTGGGACAACACGCGGCGTTTAATTGAAAAGCGTGGGCGTAAAGTCGCATTCATGGACGTCAATCTCACCGCGCCAGGAAGTGCAGAAGCAGTTGTTGCAGAAGCCATCAAGCAGATGGGCCATATTGATATCTTAGTGAACAATGCGGGGATGATTCGCCGCAATCCACTACTTGACTCCAAAGATAAAGATTGGGATCAAGTGATTGCGATTAATTTAAGCAGCGTCTATCACTTGTCCTTAGCAGTTTCAAAGGAATATGCCAAACAACGATCTGGCAAGATCATCAACATCGGCTCCATGCTCTCTTTCCAAGGTGGCAAATTTATTCCTTCTTATGCCGCAAGCAAACACGGCGTCGCAGGTTTAACGAAGGCTTTTGCTTCAGAAATGGGTGCGTATAATGTCCAAATCAATGCGATTGCTCCAGGCTACATTAAAACGGAAAACACCGCACCGATTCGCGCGGACAAAGCGCGTAACGATGAAATTTTGGAACGAATTCCAGCTCGTCATTGGGCAGAACCTTACGAACTAATGGGCATTGCCGTTTTCTTAGCGAGTGATGCTTCAAACTATATCAATGGCGCTATTGTTCCAGTTGACGGTGGTTATTTGGTTAGCTGA
- a CDS encoding bifunctional 2-keto-4-hydroxyglutarate aldolase/2-keto-3-deoxy-6-phosphogluconate aldolase has product MQKYDFLNRLIATGCVAVVRGDNTQTAIKTCDAVIAGGITGIELTFTVPHANEALETLTEKYAGRQDVVIGAGTVLDPATARLAIIAGAKFIVSPSFNPDVAKICNLYAIPYTPGVFTPTEIQSALEVGVDLVKIFPGSVAGINMVKALHGPFPNLAMMPTGGVSLANITDWFEAGVMLVGAGSNLVDGASQGDYEKVTVTAQQYRAKIAQIKDTRR; this is encoded by the coding sequence ATGCAAAAATATGATTTTTTGAATCGGTTAATTGCCACTGGCTGTGTTGCCGTTGTTCGCGGTGATAACACCCAAACCGCCATTAAGACTTGTGATGCCGTTATTGCTGGCGGGATTACCGGCATTGAACTAACTTTTACGGTGCCGCATGCCAATGAAGCGCTTGAGACCTTAACCGAAAAATACGCCGGTCGTCAAGATGTCGTCATCGGTGCAGGAACCGTTCTTGACCCTGCTACTGCCCGACTTGCCATCATCGCTGGTGCCAAGTTTATTGTGAGTCCCAGTTTTAATCCTGACGTTGCAAAAATATGTAACCTTTACGCTATTCCATATACCCCTGGCGTTTTCACCCCAACCGAAATTCAAAGTGCCCTTGAAGTAGGCGTCGATCTTGTCAAAATTTTTCCTGGCAGTGTCGCCGGGATCAATATGGTGAAAGCTTTACACGGCCCATTCCCGAACTTAGCCATGATGCCAACCGGTGGCGTTTCATTAGCAAACATCACTGACTGGTTTGAAGCCGGCGTGATGCTGGTGGGTGCCGGTTCTAATCTCGTAGATGGCGCCAGTCAAGGCGACTACGAAAAAGTAACCGTCACCGCACAACAATATCGCGCCAAAATTGCCCAAATTAAGGATACAAGGAGATGA
- a CDS encoding sugar kinase encodes MPTVLTLGEMMLRLKPTNQQRILQTSAFAADYGGAEANVAASLALLGDQVQYLTKLPENSLGHTARNTIRGLGVDTQKILWGGPRLGIYFFEKGASVRNTNVVYDRAGSSFATMKADEFDWPVLLNDINYFYFSGITPAIGSEQQAAVFAACQYCSDHNITVICDMNFREKMWSPEAAQAFFKTVMPFIDVCIANDEDFEATLGIKAFDGNMATGIDQLADFKEGMLEVTRRWPNVHTVASVVRNIHSVEESQWTALLIQNDKVYQGPTFDMHIFEGVAAGDAFGAGLIHSLIHHFEPQQTINYAISASVLKLTIGGDLNLVTNAEVEASMKTNSGVNR; translated from the coding sequence ATGCCAACAGTACTGACACTCGGCGAAATGATGCTGCGATTAAAGCCCACCAATCAACAACGAATCCTCCAAACATCAGCATTCGCGGCTGATTATGGTGGCGCAGAGGCCAATGTTGCTGCGTCGCTGGCTTTACTTGGTGATCAAGTACAATATTTAACCAAACTCCCCGAAAATTCGCTGGGACACACCGCCCGCAACACGATTCGCGGCCTGGGTGTTGATACCCAGAAAATCCTTTGGGGTGGTCCTCGACTGGGCATCTATTTCTTTGAAAAAGGTGCAAGTGTACGGAATACAAATGTTGTCTATGATCGCGCGGGCAGTTCTTTTGCCACGATGAAAGCAGACGAATTTGACTGGCCGGTTTTGCTAAACGATATCAACTATTTTTATTTTTCCGGCATTACCCCAGCCATCGGGTCAGAACAACAAGCGGCCGTTTTTGCTGCCTGCCAGTATTGTTCCGATCACAACATCACGGTTATTTGTGACATGAACTTTCGTGAAAAAATGTGGTCCCCTGAAGCAGCCCAAGCATTCTTCAAAACTGTCATGCCGTTTATTGATGTCTGCATTGCTAACGATGAGGACTTTGAAGCAACCTTGGGCATCAAGGCGTTTGATGGGAATATGGCAACCGGCATTGACCAACTTGCGGATTTTAAAGAAGGTATGCTCGAAGTTACCCGACGCTGGCCAAATGTCCACACAGTTGCCAGTGTCGTTCGTAACATTCATTCCGTCGAAGAAAGTCAATGGACCGCTCTCCTGATTCAAAATGATAAAGTCTACCAAGGTCCTACGTTTGATATGCATATTTTTGAGGGCGTTGCGGCTGGAGATGCGTTTGGCGCCGGATTAATCCACAGTCTCATTCATCATTTTGAACCACAACAGACCATTAACTACGCCATTTCAGCAAGTGTCCTAAAGCTGACAATTGGCGGTGATCTCAACTTGGTGACAAATGCTGAAGTTGAGGCCAGCATGAAGACTAATAGCGGAGTCAATCGATAG
- a CDS encoding DNA alkylation repair protein, with amino-acid sequence MQSLDFELSGDPTQAPQMAKYMKHQFPFLGIKTPERKAHTKPLLKASRGEDLPTIRVWIDALYQRDAREYQYVAIDLALYHIKRWHFSDMQAFRQLVVQKSWWDTVDAWRKIFADYVKLHPDQKLAVFNLFFDQPNFWLRRIGINLQLLEKETMDTALLSKAILADLDTNEFFIQKAIGWSLRQYSKFDPDWVLAFMAAHSLSPLAMREGSKYL; translated from the coding sequence ATGCAGTCTTTAGATTTTGAACTAAGCGGCGATCCAACACAAGCGCCGCAAATGGCGAAGTATATGAAGCATCAATTTCCATTTTTAGGAATCAAAACACCGGAACGCAAGGCACATACGAAACCGTTGCTTAAAGCCAGTCGCGGTGAGGACTTACCAACGATTCGAGTTTGGATTGATGCGTTGTATCAACGCGATGCCCGGGAATACCAATATGTGGCAATTGATTTGGCGCTTTATCACATCAAGCGCTGGCACTTTTCGGATATGCAGGCTTTTCGACAACTTGTTGTGCAGAAAAGCTGGTGGGATACAGTGGATGCTTGGCGTAAGATTTTTGCGGACTATGTGAAGCTGCACCCTGATCAGAAACTGGCTGTCTTTAATTTGTTTTTCGATCAACCGAATTTTTGGTTACGACGTATCGGGATTAATTTACAACTGCTGGAAAAAGAAACGATGGATACGGCGCTGCTTAGCAAAGCTATCTTGGCTGATTTGGACACGAATGAATTTTTTATTCAGAAGGCCATCGGGTGGTCTTTGCGGCAGTATAGTAAGTTTGACCCAGATTGGGTGCTCGCATTTATGGCTGCCCATTCGCTCAGTCCATTGGCAATGCGGGAAGGCAGTAAGTATTTGTAG
- the rpiA gene encoding ribose-5-phosphate isomerase RpiA: MDQNKLKQEAAQRAAEFVEDGMTIGLGTGSTVVYLVEAIAQRIKDEHLNLTGVATSVRTRKQAESLGIPMKALDEVGQIDLTIDGADEVDKHFQGIKGGGRSHLIEKIVAINTARNIWIVDETKLVDTLGKFPLPLEVIPFGSGKLLQRLADEGLKPAYRLNEDGSKALTDSKNYIIDLHLGKIEHPHLLAEWLNKQVGIVEHGLFLDLVKTVVVGTTHGPEILDAHRG; this comes from the coding sequence ATGGACCAGAATAAGTTGAAGCAGGAAGCCGCGCAAAGAGCAGCTGAGTTTGTTGAAGACGGTATGACAATTGGTTTGGGGACAGGTTCGACAGTGGTTTATTTGGTCGAAGCGATTGCGCAACGAATCAAAGACGAGCATCTCAATCTCACCGGTGTCGCCACCAGTGTTCGTACGCGTAAACAAGCAGAATCGCTGGGCATCCCAATGAAAGCACTGGACGAGGTTGGCCAGATTGATTTGACGATTGATGGCGCCGATGAAGTCGACAAGCACTTTCAGGGTATCAAGGGTGGCGGCCGGTCGCACTTAATCGAAAAGATCGTTGCTATCAACACGGCCCGCAACATCTGGATCGTGGATGAAACCAAGTTGGTCGATACCCTTGGCAAATTTCCACTGCCGCTTGAAGTGATCCCTTTTGGCAGCGGCAAGCTGTTGCAACGGTTGGCCGACGAAGGACTTAAACCGGCATACCGCTTAAATGAAGATGGGAGCAAGGCGTTGACAGATTCCAAGAACTATATCATTGACTTGCATCTGGGCAAAATCGAGCACCCGCATCTGCTGGCTGAATGGCTGAATAAGCAGGTCGGTATTGTGGAGCACGGCTTGTTCTTAGATTTGGTCAAAACCGTGGTGGTTGGCACAACACATGGCCCAGAGATTCTGGACGCACATCGTGGATAG
- a CDS encoding glycosyltransferase family 2 protein, producing MQKLTIVIPAYNEQEVLKDTVPRLWSIEREVVTQNFLSEDSDILIVDDGSSDNTWSIIESFHKQHSKIRGLRFSRNFGHQAALIAGLTKAIRTTNMTITIDADLQDDPEKIMEMVQAYSAGADIVYGVRTHRETDSWFKRTTAQGYYKLLRLLGVQMVPNHADFRLMSKRAAQTLLTYPERNMFIRGLIPKLGFQTVKVYYKRTPRLAGESKYPLKKMLAFAWDGITSLTIAPVRLILLLGTLAVMLAFGMSVYSIIVKVLGLTVHGWSSLMVSLWFLGGLQMMSLGVIGEYIGKMMTEVKGRPRYTIQTRLD from the coding sequence ATGCAAAAGTTAACAATTGTGATACCAGCCTATAATGAACAAGAAGTGCTAAAAGACACTGTGCCGAGATTATGGTCAATTGAACGAGAGGTGGTTACCCAAAATTTCCTTTCCGAAGATTCAGATATACTGATTGTGGATGACGGATCATCGGACAACACTTGGTCAATCATTGAAAGTTTCCATAAGCAGCACTCAAAAATCCGCGGATTACGTTTTTCACGCAATTTTGGGCATCAAGCTGCACTCATCGCTGGGTTGACGAAAGCGATTAGGACCACAAACATGACCATTACCATTGATGCTGACTTGCAAGATGATCCTGAAAAGATCATGGAGATGGTTCAGGCATACAGTGCCGGTGCAGATATTGTCTATGGTGTGCGCACCCATCGTGAAACTGATAGCTGGTTTAAACGTACGACAGCACAAGGCTATTACAAACTGCTCAGACTACTAGGTGTTCAGATGGTACCCAATCATGCTGACTTTCGTCTAATGTCCAAACGAGCGGCGCAGACGTTACTCACTTATCCTGAGCGAAACATGTTCATTCGCGGATTGATCCCGAAGCTTGGCTTTCAAACAGTAAAAGTCTATTATAAACGCACCCCGCGGCTCGCCGGGGAGTCGAAGTATCCGCTTAAAAAAATGCTTGCTTTCGCTTGGGACGGCATTACCTCACTCACCATTGCGCCAGTGCGGTTAATTCTTCTGCTTGGGACACTTGCTGTGATGCTGGCTTTTGGCATGTCAGTTTACTCAATTATCGTGAAAGTCCTTGGATTGACCGTTCATGGGTGGTCATCATTGATGGTTTCCTTATGGTTTCTAGGCGGTTTGCAGATGATGAGTCTGGGCGTCATCGGCGAGTATATTGGTAAAATGATGACTGAAGTCAAAGGACGACCGCGGTATACGATTCAAACCCGCTTAGATTAG
- a CDS encoding phosphatase PAP2 family protein, translating into MNIKKDYFLGGGLLLLFALLTWSVVMQVAWVGELDRSVQGIIKYDTQMDTRIFEVVALLGSPPVVISLTAAICGYLWVKGRRSDSIWIGACQLLGSGLLLLIKLLVQRPRPIHQLVADTGFSFPSGHVMCSMVLMLSLLMLMLPKIKEQENQFVAILLSMIWIGMVATSRIYLRDHFASDILGSLLLANGLWFVMLPQARCIDALIVKQAAQRSAFRPLREDK; encoded by the coding sequence ATGAACATTAAAAAAGACTATTTCTTGGGCGGTGGATTATTACTGCTGTTTGCCTTGCTAACTTGGTCTGTTGTGATGCAGGTAGCGTGGGTCGGTGAGCTGGATCGCAGTGTTCAGGGCATCATCAAATATGATACTCAAATGGATACCCGGATCTTTGAAGTAGTAGCGCTGTTGGGCAGCCCGCCTGTTGTGATCAGTTTGACCGCCGCGATCTGCGGCTATCTATGGGTCAAGGGAAGACGATCCGACAGCATCTGGATTGGTGCGTGTCAATTACTTGGATCAGGCCTTCTCTTACTAATTAAGTTGCTGGTTCAACGTCCGCGACCGATACATCAACTTGTTGCCGACACAGGTTTTAGTTTCCCAAGCGGTCACGTCATGTGCTCAATGGTACTGATGCTGAGTCTGTTAATGCTGATGCTGCCAAAAATTAAAGAACAAGAAAATCAATTTGTGGCAATCTTACTCAGTATGATCTGGATTGGCATGGTCGCTACCAGTCGGATTTATCTGCGCGATCATTTTGCTTCTGATATTCTTGGTAGCTTGTTACTCGCAAATGGTCTTTGGTTCGTTATGTTGCCGCAAGCAAGATGCATTGATGCTTTGATTGTCAAACAGGCAGCACAACGTTCAGCATTTCGTCCGCTAAGGGAGGATAAGTAG
- a CDS encoding VTT domain-containing protein yields the protein MALLLLTSFIPNLNQLIPSLIAHTGNWIDVILFGVIFIETGVVIFPFLPGDSLLFLCGSLAALGDGAINYGLLVGLLTGAAVLGDALNFEIGGHFGAYLTTSQKFKRVMKPAYLQRSQTFFKKYGHIAIFLGRLIPIVRTFVPFTAGIGKMHYRDFAIYNILGGFSWVTLATGAGYLFGNVPFIKAHFELIMLAIIGISLFPMIVMVRKRGMTADEH from the coding sequence ATGGCATTGCTTTTACTCACAAGCTTTATCCCCAATCTTAATCAGCTGATACCGTCATTAATAGCCCACACCGGTAATTGGATTGACGTCATTTTGTTTGGCGTTATCTTTATCGAGACTGGCGTTGTCATATTCCCATTCTTACCCGGCGACTCGCTACTTTTCCTTTGTGGCTCGCTAGCGGCGTTAGGTGATGGTGCCATTAACTACGGGTTGTTAGTCGGACTTTTGACTGGCGCTGCAGTCCTCGGCGATGCCTTGAATTTTGAAATTGGCGGACATTTTGGCGCTTACTTGACCACCAGCCAAAAGTTTAAACGAGTTATGAAACCAGCGTATCTTCAACGCAGTCAAACATTCTTCAAAAAGTACGGTCATATTGCGATTTTCTTAGGCCGATTGATACCGATCGTGCGAACCTTTGTCCCTTTTACAGCTGGGATCGGAAAAATGCATTATCGAGATTTTGCCATTTACAACATTCTTGGCGGCTTTAGCTGGGTGACACTGGCCACTGGCGCGGGGTACCTGTTTGGAAATGTGCCATTCATTAAAGCACATTTTGAACTCATCATGCTTGCAATTATCGGCATTTCCTTGTTCCCGATGATCGTGATGGTACGAAAACGGGGGATGACTGCAGATGAACATTAA
- a CDS encoding sensor histidine kinase, whose product MKKRKQNQSSAAIMQRSLVSMVATLTLALGLLIVAAVGHQLYEQVVLSTDHIAASLKQTVIDGDDDWENWRKNSTLDTSSTYVHVHNMRQDAKVKNYYSPATKKVQLAKSFPFLTQLRYQANQGLFYYQEVHAKGIRYEIWQSMNSYLAVLIRVLVVTMIVLVLALVVSPIFIRRLAHRLTGPLSDLSQSTKHAAEHAKTGVVMLPVPDKPMEVTDLAKDFNDLLKQLHDRQEQQKLFIMNAAHELRTPIATIRSHAQLIERHGRAHPEIVLKSVNYITEESRQMQQLIEELLQLSRADRLTLDTHLLNLSETVQHLAEKLASAFSQTIEVHVTPNMSVESNESAIEQILDNFVTNAAKYSPADTIIAVNLTRDDDGNAVLAVLDQGAGISAEDKSHVFERFYRSANVRGTVPGTGLGLAIANQLATINNGRIKLRDNQPHGTIAELILPLATTKERHQLNES is encoded by the coding sequence TTGAAAAAGAGAAAGCAGAATCAATCAAGTGCTGCGATCATGCAGCGGTCGTTAGTCAGTATGGTGGCCACGCTGACCCTTGCGCTAGGTCTGCTTATCGTGGCGGCAGTTGGCCATCAGCTTTATGAGCAAGTGGTATTATCAACAGATCATATTGCTGCAAGCCTCAAGCAGACTGTGATTGACGGTGATGATGACTGGGAAAATTGGCGCAAAAACAGCACGTTAGATACGAGCTCAACTTATGTTCATGTTCATAATATGCGCCAAGATGCGAAGGTGAAAAATTATTACTCGCCTGCGACTAAAAAAGTTCAATTGGCGAAATCATTTCCGTTTTTGACGCAGTTGCGCTATCAAGCGAATCAAGGATTGTTCTACTACCAAGAGGTTCATGCTAAAGGTATCCGTTATGAGATTTGGCAGAGCATGAACAGTTATCTGGCGGTCCTGATCAGAGTTTTGGTTGTCACGATGATCGTTTTGGTACTTGCCTTAGTTGTCAGTCCGATCTTTATTCGACGACTGGCACATCGCCTGACCGGTCCATTGAGTGACCTGTCGCAAAGCACCAAGCATGCAGCGGAGCACGCAAAGACTGGTGTGGTGATGTTGCCTGTGCCAGATAAACCGATGGAGGTTACTGATCTGGCAAAGGACTTCAATGACCTTTTGAAACAACTGCATGATCGGCAAGAACAGCAAAAGTTGTTTATCATGAACGCGGCCCACGAACTGCGGACACCGATTGCGACGATTCGCAGTCACGCGCAACTGATTGAGCGGCATGGACGGGCGCATCCTGAAATTGTGCTCAAATCGGTCAACTATATCACTGAAGAATCCAGACAGATGCAACAGCTGATTGAAGAATTGCTGCAGCTATCACGCGCTGACAGGTTAACGCTTGATACGCATTTGTTAAACCTGAGTGAAACGGTTCAACACTTAGCTGAAAAATTGGCCAGTGCTTTTTCTCAAACCATTGAGGTACATGTGACGCCTAATATGTCTGTAGAAAGTAATGAGTCGGCTATTGAGCAGATTTTGGATAACTTTGTCACGAATGCTGCTAAATATTCACCGGCTGATACAATCATTGCGGTGAATTTGACGCGCGATGATGATGGCAATGCTGTATTGGCAGTACTTGATCAAGGCGCGGGGATTAGTGCAGAAGACAAAAGCCATGTCTTTGAACGCTTTTATCGTAGTGCTAACGTCCGGGGCACGGTTCCCGGAACTGGCCTTGGGCTCGCTATTGCTAACCAGCTCGCCACGATCAACAATGGCAGAATCAAGTTGCGAGACAACCAACCTCATGGAACGATTGCCGAACTTATCCTGCCGCTGGCAACAACGAAGGAGCGGCATCAATTGAATGAAAGCTGA
- a CDS encoding response regulator transcription factor produces MKSTLLLVEDEAALADSLTTEFELENMSVIWAKDGAEALTLFKNNEGKINVIILDWMLPKLDGFSVLRKIRQSSQVPIIMLTARDYIGDKVAGLTGGADDYITKPFEMEELVARVEVALRHNRQAVSPATIFQVDDLLVDTDNKRVQRGEVIMPLTQREYELLVELVAHQDEACSRDDLLDAVWETDFDGQPNILDVYIRNLRHKIDDHSGSKKLIHTVRGVGYMLSANVASI; encoded by the coding sequence TTGAAATCAACATTGCTTCTAGTGGAAGACGAAGCTGCATTGGCAGATTCATTAACAACAGAGTTCGAGTTAGAGAATATGTCAGTTATTTGGGCAAAAGACGGCGCGGAGGCATTGACGCTGTTTAAGAACAATGAAGGTAAAATCAATGTCATTATTTTGGATTGGATGCTGCCTAAACTAGACGGGTTTAGTGTTTTGCGGAAAATCAGACAATCAAGCCAGGTGCCTATTATTATGTTGACGGCTCGTGACTACATCGGCGACAAGGTGGCTGGACTGACTGGCGGGGCCGATGATTACATCACCAAGCCTTTTGAAATGGAGGAACTGGTTGCTCGTGTCGAAGTCGCCTTGCGACACAATCGGCAGGCTGTCTCACCAGCGACTATTTTTCAAGTCGATGATCTGCTGGTGGATACGGATAACAAACGCGTTCAGCGCGGTGAGGTGATTATGCCATTGACACAGCGGGAATATGAGTTGCTTGTCGAACTTGTTGCCCATCAGGACGAAGCTTGTTCGAGGGATGACTTGCTTGATGCCGTCTGGGAAACCGATTTTGACGGTCAACCTAATATATTGGATGTCTATATCAGAAACTTACGTCATAAAATTGATGATCATTCAGGTAGCAAGAAACTCATTCATACTGTTCGCGGCGTCGGCTATATGCTCTCGGCTAATGTTGCATCCATTTAG
- a CDS encoding type I toxin-antitoxin system Fst family toxin, which produces MLRDFFFQIIAPLLVGVMVTLVDHWLDGGQ; this is translated from the coding sequence ATGCTGCGTGATTTCTTCTTCCAGATTATCGCCCCGCTTCTTGTGGGTGTGATGGTCACACTGGTCGATCATTGGTTAGATGGTGGCCAGTAA